Proteins encoded by one window of Porphyromonas vaginalis:
- a CDS encoding response regulator transcription factor — protein sequence MDKKKFRLLLVDDEEDLREILTFNLAGEGYQVSTAANAEEALKMPLEEYHLLILDVMMPGMSGFKLAEVIRRDKKLTTPIIFLTAKDTENDLLTGFNIGADDYMAKPFSIKELQARVQAVLMRSLQGGLDFEESQIEIGTLLIDLDTKQVFVDGEPIDLTKKELEILILLARDPSKVFSREEILDRVWREDVFVMERTIDVHITRIRKKLRGSGVKIINRSGFGYCLVEEEAQ from the coding sequence ATGGACAAGAAGAAGTTTAGACTACTCCTCGTTGATGATGAGGAGGACCTCCGAGAGATACTCACCTTCAACCTCGCTGGCGAGGGATACCAAGTCTCCACAGCCGCCAACGCTGAGGAGGCACTCAAGATGCCACTCGAGGAGTATCACCTACTCATCCTCGACGTGATGATGCCTGGCATGAGCGGCTTCAAGCTCGCTGAGGTCATACGACGAGACAAAAAGCTCACCACACCCATCATCTTCCTCACTGCCAAGGATACTGAAAACGATCTCCTCACGGGCTTTAACATCGGAGCCGACGACTATATGGCGAAGCCTTTCTCTATCAAAGAGCTACAGGCGCGTGTCCAAGCGGTTCTCATGCGCTCCCTGCAGGGCGGACTAGACTTCGAAGAGAGTCAGATAGAGATCGGCACGCTCCTCATTGACCTAGATACCAAGCAGGTCTTCGTTGATGGCGAGCCTATAGATCTAACCAAGAAAGAGCTCGAGATACTCATCTTACTGGCACGCGACCCCAGCAAGGTCTTCTCACGTGAGGAGATCCTCGACCGCGTGTGGCGAGAGGATGTATTCGTTATGGAGCGCACTATCGACGTACATATCACCCGCATACGCAAGAAGCTACGTGGTAGCGGAGTCAAGATCATCAACCGCTCAGGCTTCGGCTATTGCCTCGTCGAGGAGGAGGCGCAGTAG
- the pstC gene encoding phosphate ABC transporter permease subunit PstC, giving the protein MSTLVRKASRPIGDKIFRSLLTSSGLLVLLICLAMLISLISNSTEAFSEFGFFRFICSSEWDPTAGREQYGALPFIVGTVVTSILALILCIPFSLPVALFIGEYFKGKRIAGVIRSLTDLLAGIPSIVYGLWGFYTLRPLIDMIDGPQGNGYGILTSVLILTVMIIPYASSLTAEFVMLTPKSLKEAAYSLGATRTEVIGSVILPNARSGIVAAYILALGRALGETMAVTMLIGNTDKIPTSLFDTGQSMASLIANQFNEAHGLKLSSLIAIALVLFLITAIINGIVKIILNKQRA; this is encoded by the coding sequence ATGTCTACCCTCGTCCGTAAAGCGTCACGCCCTATCGGCGACAAGATCTTCCGCAGTCTACTCACTAGCTCTGGGCTCCTCGTGCTACTGATCTGCCTAGCGATGCTGATCAGTCTGATTAGTAACAGCACGGAGGCCTTTAGTGAGTTTGGCTTCTTTCGCTTCATCTGCTCCTCCGAGTGGGACCCCACGGCTGGGCGGGAGCAGTATGGAGCGTTGCCCTTTATCGTAGGGACCGTGGTCACCTCGATACTAGCCTTGATCCTGTGCATCCCCTTCTCGCTACCGGTGGCGCTCTTCATCGGGGAGTACTTCAAGGGTAAGCGCATCGCCGGCGTCATACGTTCGCTGACAGACCTACTGGCAGGCATCCCCTCGATCGTGTATGGTCTGTGGGGCTTCTACACACTGCGTCCGCTCATTGACATGATCGATGGGCCACAGGGCAATGGCTACGGGATCCTCACTTCGGTGCTGATACTGACCGTCATGATCATCCCCTATGCCTCGTCGCTCACGGCAGAGTTTGTCATGCTCACCCCTAAGTCGCTCAAGGAGGCTGCCTACAGTCTTGGCGCCACCCGCACGGAGGTGATCGGATCGGTCATCCTGCCTAACGCACGGAGTGGTATCGTCGCAGCTTATATCCTCGCGCTGGGACGAGCTCTCGGTGAGACGATGGCGGTAACGATGCTGATCGGTAACACGGACAAGATACCCACATCGCTCTTTGACACGGGACAGAGTATGGCCTCGCTGATCGCTAACCAGTTCAACGAGGCGCACGGACTCAAGCTCAGTTCGCTCATAGCGATCGCTCTCGTCCTCTTCCTCATCACAGCCATCATCAACGGCATTGTGAAGATTATCCTAAACAAGCAACGAGCCTAA
- the pstA gene encoding phosphate ABC transporter permease PstA: MASLKVRQGWDRTVYLVNIVLACITVIPLFLIIGKIVLEGYQQINWDFFTKTAPTAVEAMMAKRANTIEGSRTILPGGIANGIVGTLLMTLVASIIAIPIGLLGGIYLSENRSTRLANVVRFVTDLLQGTPSIVIGIIVYAWVVLPMRGYSALAGAVALAIMMLPLIIRSTEETLARLPKSFKESALALGCSYRKMVLKILLPSAMGGLLTGILLAVSRIIGETAPLIMTALGSARISWTLDTPSSAVPLLIWEFYSDPNLQEMIWSSSLFLLLLVLLLNFIAKRISDRTRY; the protein is encoded by the coding sequence ATGGCATCACTCAAAGTAAGACAGGGCTGGGACCGCACGGTCTATCTAGTCAATATCGTACTCGCCTGCATTACCGTCATACCGCTCTTTCTCATCATCGGTAAGATCGTCCTAGAGGGGTACCAGCAGATCAACTGGGACTTCTTTACCAAGACGGCACCGACAGCTGTCGAGGCGATGATGGCTAAGCGCGCCAACACGATCGAAGGCTCTCGCACGATACTCCCAGGCGGTATCGCTAATGGTATCGTCGGCACCCTCCTCATGACCCTCGTAGCCTCTATCATCGCTATCCCCATAGGGCTCCTAGGCGGTATCTATCTCTCGGAGAATAGATCCACACGCCTCGCCAATGTAGTACGCTTCGTCACGGACCTGCTACAAGGCACCCCCTCGATCGTCATCGGTATCATCGTATACGCGTGGGTGGTACTGCCGATGCGAGGCTACTCGGCTCTAGCCGGTGCTGTGGCTCTGGCGATCATGATGCTACCGCTCATCATACGCTCTACCGAGGAGACGCTGGCGAGACTGCCTAAGTCCTTCAAAGAGTCGGCACTTGCTCTCGGATGCTCCTACCGCAAGATGGTGCTCAAGATCCTCCTCCCCTCTGCTATGGGTGGTCTGCTGACAGGCATCCTGCTAGCGGTGAGTCGTATCATCGGCGAGACGGCACCGCTCATCATGACCGCTCTAGGCAGTGCCCGCATATCGTGGACGCTCGACACGCCTTCGTCGGCCGTGCCGCTACTCATCTGGGAGTTTTACAGTGACCCCAACCTTCAGGAGATGATCTGGAGCTCTTCGCTCTTTCTCCTACTCCTAGTGCTCCTTCTAAACTTTATCGCCAAGCGTATCTCCGATCGGACACGCTACTAG
- the rpsF gene encoding 30S ribosomal protein S6, giving the protein MNHYETVFILTPVLSDAQMKEAVDKFTSHLTSAGATIVNDEHWGLKKLAYPIEKKSTGFYHFIEFDAEPSVIKPFETLLRRDETVLRYLTIAQDKFHHAYAEKRRSLKSNPVAEK; this is encoded by the coding sequence ATGAACCACTACGAAACCGTTTTCATTTTAACTCCCGTTTTGTCTGATGCTCAGATGAAGGAAGCGGTAGATAAGTTCACCTCACATCTCACCTCTGCAGGTGCCACGATTGTGAACGATGAGCACTGGGGGCTCAAGAAGCTCGCCTATCCCATCGAGAAGAAGTCTACCGGATTTTATCACTTCATAGAGTTTGACGCTGAGCCCTCAGTGATCAAGCCCTTTGAGACACTCTTGAGACGTGACGAGACGGTCCTGCGCTACCTAACGATCGCTCAGGACAAGTTCCACCATGCGTATGCTGAGAAGCGTCGCTCACTGAAAAGTAACCCTGTAGCAGAGAAGTAA
- the lipA gene encoding lipoyl synthase has translation MKQPHIRKPEWLKIKLGSDVTYDETRAVLQKHCLHTICTSGRCPNQGECWSRGTATFMIGGAVCTRACKFCNTETGRPLPLDPAEPRHVAESVRALGLKHAVVTSVDRDDLPDKGSAHWVETIRQIRELCPGVTIEVLIPDFDGQAELIAPILEERPEVVAHNMETVRRLTPVVRSRATYDCSLSVLAQIAEAGLPAKTGLMLGLGETQEEILETMDDLRQVDCSILTLGQYLQPTRRHYPVQEYVHPDRFAELREIALDKGFRHVESGPLVRSSYHAERHLL, from the coding sequence ATGAAGCAACCCCACATACGTAAGCCTGAGTGGCTCAAGATCAAGCTTGGTAGCGATGTAACCTACGACGAGACGCGTGCGGTGCTGCAGAAGCATTGCCTGCACACCATCTGCACGAGCGGTCGCTGTCCTAATCAAGGCGAGTGCTGGTCACGAGGCACCGCCACCTTTATGATCGGAGGTGCGGTCTGTACGCGAGCTTGTAAGTTTTGCAATACAGAGACGGGTCGCCCGCTACCGCTAGATCCAGCGGAGCCTCGTCACGTCGCTGAGAGTGTCCGCGCCCTCGGACTCAAGCATGCGGTGGTCACCAGTGTGGATCGTGACGACCTGCCCGACAAGGGCAGTGCCCATTGGGTCGAGACAATACGACAGATACGTGAGCTGTGCCCTGGCGTTACGATCGAGGTGCTGATACCCGACTTCGACGGGCAGGCAGAGCTCATTGCGCCGATCCTAGAGGAGCGCCCCGAGGTGGTGGCGCACAATATGGAGACCGTGCGACGGCTCACGCCTGTGGTACGCAGCCGAGCTACTTATGACTGCAGTCTCTCCGTCTTGGCACAGATTGCTGAGGCGGGGCTACCCGCTAAGACGGGGCTGATGCTCGGTCTAGGCGAGACGCAGGAGGAGATCCTCGAGACGATGGACGATCTGCGTCAGGTGGACTGTAGCATCCTCACGCTCGGTCAATATCTCCAGCCCACTCGTCGCCACTATCCCGTGCAGGAGTATGTGCATCCTGACCGCTTTGCCGAGCTACGGGAGATAGCTCTAGACAAAGGCTTCCGCCATGTGGAGAGCGGTCCTCTGGTGCGCTCCTCTTACCACGCTGAGCGTCACCTGCTCTAG
- the rpsR gene encoding 30S ribosomal protein S18 gives MARTRRGRYSRPLPGEVQQKKYCRFKKAGIKYVDYKDPEFLKKFLNDQGKILPRRITGNSLKFQRRVAQAVKRARHLALLPFVTDLMK, from the coding sequence ATGGCAAGAACAAGAAGAGGTCGCTATAGCAGACCACTCCCAGGAGAGGTACAGCAGAAGAAGTACTGCCGCTTTAAGAAGGCTGGCATCAAGTATGTGGACTACAAGGACCCCGAGTTCCTCAAGAAGTTCCTCAACGATCAGGGTAAGATCCTCCCACGTCGTATCACAGGCAATAGCCTTAAGTTCCAGCGTCGTGTAGCTCAGGCTGTCAAGCGTGCTCGTCACCTAGCTCTGCTACCCTTCGTAACGGACCTTATGAAGTAA
- a CDS encoding phosphate signaling complex PhoU family protein → MSPNMDHHVVLIKEDFNVLNKVIARQVEIIQQLLSGIVEPDDYEHIEMNETIIDSLEVKIRSEVINGIVLYTPRASEARRMFALHDMTSYLERIGDLLLNVANFTRTIDSSNGLYLQYAGTLHEMLSETYQMVTDAVTSFFAGDSDLSRRVIRRDTHVDDLHYQINDSLPQALLDAEQTPDVDSIQASLAISSIAYNLERIGDNATNIAEAAIFHSEGKNLLHAKSQKVEIPTEQELDNYGQEEV, encoded by the coding sequence ATGTCACCCAATATGGATCACCACGTCGTCCTGATCAAGGAAGACTTCAACGTACTCAACAAAGTGATCGCTCGCCAAGTAGAGATCATACAGCAGCTCCTCAGCGGGATCGTCGAGCCTGACGACTACGAGCACATCGAGATGAATGAGACGATCATAGATAGCCTAGAGGTCAAGATAAGGAGCGAGGTCATCAACGGGATCGTACTCTACACCCCTCGCGCCTCTGAGGCTAGGCGTATGTTTGCCCTGCACGATATGACCAGCTATCTAGAGCGCATCGGTGATCTGCTGCTCAATGTAGCCAACTTCACCCGTACGATCGACTCTAGCAATGGACTCTACCTCCAGTACGCTGGTACGCTACACGAGATGCTCTCGGAGACTTATCAGATGGTCACCGACGCGGTCACTTCGTTCTTTGCCGGAGACTCTGACCTCTCGCGACGAGTCATCCGTCGAGACACCCATGTAGACGATCTACACTATCAGATCAACGACTCGCTGCCCCAGGCACTCCTAGATGCGGAGCAGACTCCCGACGTAGACTCCATACAGGCTTCACTGGCAATCAGTAGCATAGCCTACAATCTGGAGCGCATCGGCGACAATGCGACAAACATCGCCGAGGCGGCTATCTTCCATTCAGAAGGCAAGAACCTACTACACGCTAAGAGTCAAAAAGTAGAGATCCCCACCGAACAAGAGCTAGATAACTATGGACAAGAAGAAGTTTAG
- the pstB gene encoding phosphate ABC transporter ATP-binding protein PstB produces MTPNSIQTTTPEVVLQLDNVSIWYTPEKSAVTNVSAEIYDHEITAIMGPSGCGKSTLLRAINRMHELYPGIRTDGRILLQGENILEKDPMVVRRMAGMVFQQPNPFPTMSIADNVMAGYKLNGIKVSKEQREEILTTSLQSVGLWEEVKDRLDKRGSFLSGGQQQRLCIARALALRPRLLLMDEPTSALDPIATNRIEELILELKKEIAILIVTHNMGQAARISDRSMFMYLGELVEYDRTDKMFTNPSDQRTEDYLQGNFG; encoded by the coding sequence ATGACTCCAAACTCTATACAGACGACAACGCCCGAAGTGGTCCTCCAACTAGACAACGTAAGCATCTGGTACACTCCTGAGAAGAGTGCCGTGACCAACGTATCTGCGGAGATCTACGACCACGAGATCACCGCCATCATGGGCCCTAGTGGTTGTGGCAAGAGTACCCTGCTACGTGCCATAAACCGTATGCACGAGCTTTACCCCGGCATACGTACCGATGGGCGCATCCTCCTACAGGGAGAGAATATCTTAGAGAAAGACCCGATGGTCGTCCGTCGTATGGCGGGGATGGTCTTCCAGCAGCCGAACCCCTTCCCGACGATGAGCATCGCCGACAATGTGATGGCGGGCTACAAGCTCAACGGCATCAAGGTCTCCAAGGAGCAGCGCGAAGAGATCCTTACCACCTCTCTGCAGTCGGTCGGACTCTGGGAGGAGGTCAAGGACAGACTAGACAAGCGTGGCTCCTTCCTCTCGGGGGGACAGCAACAGCGTCTATGCATCGCTCGTGCCTTAGCACTGCGTCCTCGGCTACTCCTGATGGACGAGCCGACCTCCGCACTAGACCCGATAGCGACCAATCGCATCGAGGAGCTGATCCTAGAGCTCAAGAAGGAGATAGCCATCCTCATCGTCACACACAATATGGGGCAGGCGGCACGCATATCCGACCGCTCGATGTTTATGTATCTCGGTGAGCTGGTCGAGTATGACCGCACCGACAAGATGTTTACCAACCCCAGCGATCAGCGCACCGAGGACTACCTACAGGGCAACTTCGGATAA
- the pstS gene encoding phosphate ABC transporter substrate-binding protein PstS encodes MNKSTLKALVLIAIALMTASCAGKGGRVTELDAAGATFPLPFYTEAFKAYEAQSGIHVNYGAVGSGGGIRSLKDEVVHFAATDAFLSDAEMAEMPRPVVHIPTCMGAVVIAYNCPEISQLNLTGEIIANIYLGKITRWNDPAIAAINPDQKLPDKEISPVYRSDGSGTTNVFSDYLTKVSTDWATQVGTGKSLKWPTGMAAKGNPGVAGVIAQTDGALGYVGSEYSFSLDIPTAMVQNQAGNFVLPSLESISAAAAGEVAPDTRQMITNSSHPDAYPISCLTWLIAYQEMQYDNHSEAEAVETARLLNWMLSDEAQAITSQIHFAPLSAEMVAAAKAQLAKLTYGGKPIDLTSSPKE; translated from the coding sequence ATGAATAAGAGTACACTCAAGGCTTTAGTCCTCATCGCCATCGCCCTTATGACTGCTAGCTGTGCCGGCAAAGGTGGTCGGGTGACCGAGCTAGATGCAGCCGGAGCAACCTTTCCACTACCCTTCTATACCGAGGCTTTCAAAGCTTATGAGGCGCAGTCGGGTATACATGTTAATTATGGAGCCGTAGGCAGCGGTGGTGGTATCCGTAGCCTCAAGGACGAAGTGGTGCACTTTGCCGCTACCGATGCTTTTCTATCTGATGCGGAGATGGCCGAGATGCCGCGTCCGGTGGTTCACATACCGACCTGCATGGGAGCTGTCGTCATCGCTTACAACTGTCCTGAGATCTCGCAGCTAAACCTCACGGGAGAGATCATCGCCAACATTTATCTAGGCAAGATAACGCGCTGGAACGATCCGGCTATCGCTGCGATCAACCCCGACCAGAAGCTCCCCGACAAGGAGATCTCACCCGTCTATCGCTCCGATGGTAGTGGCACGACGAATGTCTTCAGCGACTATCTGACGAAGGTGAGCACCGACTGGGCTACGCAGGTGGGTACGGGCAAGTCGCTCAAGTGGCCTACCGGTATGGCTGCCAAGGGCAATCCAGGCGTCGCTGGCGTGATCGCACAGACCGATGGCGCGCTCGGATATGTAGGTAGCGAGTACAGCTTCTCCCTAGACATACCGACAGCCATGGTACAGAATCAGGCTGGCAACTTCGTCCTCCCCTCGCTCGAGTCTATCTCTGCAGCGGCGGCTGGCGAGGTGGCACCCGACACCCGTCAGATGATCACCAACTCGTCACACCCAGACGCTTATCCTATCAGCTGTCTCACCTGGCTCATCGCCTACCAAGAGATGCAGTACGACAACCACTCAGAGGCAGAAGCTGTCGAGACGGCTCGTCTACTCAACTGGATGCTGAGCGATGAGGCGCAGGCGATCACTTCGCAGATCCACTTCGCACCGCTATCCGCTGAGATGGTCGCAGCAGCCAAGGCGCAGCTGGCTAAGCTGACCTATGGCGGTAAGCCAATAGACCTAACTAGCTCTCCTAAGGAGTAG
- the rplI gene encoding 50S ribosomal protein L9 yields MEVILKEDIINLGFKDDIVTVKDGYGRNYLIPQKKAVIASESAKKMLAEELRQRAHKLEAIKQEAQALGEKIDGLHLEIKAKTSKYGVIFGSVTNIQLAEALAEKGFEIDRKIIQIKKAVKEVGDYEAQVRLHRDVIVPITFTVISENHAVIESETPAPAPAPAAEAPAEEGAETAEAPEAQAEETATAAE; encoded by the coding sequence ATGGAAGTAATACTGAAAGAAGACATTATCAACCTAGGCTTTAAGGATGATATCGTAACCGTCAAGGACGGCTACGGACGCAACTACCTGATCCCTCAGAAGAAGGCTGTCATCGCTAGCGAGAGCGCTAAGAAGATGCTTGCTGAGGAGCTACGCCAGAGAGCTCACAAGCTCGAAGCCATCAAGCAGGAGGCGCAAGCTCTGGGCGAGAAGATCGATGGTCTACACCTAGAGATCAAGGCTAAGACATCTAAGTATGGTGTCATCTTTGGCTCTGTAACGAATATACAGCTCGCTGAGGCTCTCGCTGAGAAGGGCTTCGAGATCGATCGCAAGATCATCCAGATCAAGAAGGCTGTCAAGGAGGTAGGCGACTACGAGGCGCAGGTACGTCTGCACCGCGATGTGATCGTTCCGATCACCTTTACCGTCATCTCAGAGAATCACGCCGTCATCGAGTCTGAGACTCCTGCTCCTGCACCAGCACCCGCTGCTGAGGCTCCTGCTGAGGAGGGCGCTGAGACGGCTGAGGCTCCAGAGGCTCAGGCTGAGGAGACAGCTACAGCTGCCGAGTAA
- a CDS encoding sensor histidine kinase has translation MSQYNYKSKVLISAALLFILFGGIIYFVQRASEKEIKTKALVSYLEQAADCVDSYIADYEAHPQVPGRDSLSAFSNWPDQKNLGHFLSYLPDNLRFTIINLKGDVYFDNVTQGPIPENHLSRVELQQANLNGTGTSKRYSETLREDFYYFAKQYKDQGYYIRVAIPYHIDYVNYFRSNHFFLLLIVGIFSLALLAVVFFTDQFSRSVRKLHDFVAKAQAGEEYESVTFPKSEIGELGEQLKKIFKMLEESNTRYEIEREKLIQHFASSDAGISFFSAESKFIYANSHFIQNLNTLVDTPTFIIDERILDYPELYQVKTLLADQEARPGAAPRSTRYIIDKDGSHIEVRAQFFPDNSFEIVLTNVTKKENDRRLKHDMTNSIAHELRTPVTCARGYLETILNQPLPEEKQRYFIERTYNQMIRLSQLISDVSMITKLEEASDLYALQELTPYSVVEEVKAALEIKLQEAQMTVCNRIPEQTTVQANHSLLYAVFANLTENSIRYAGSGTTIEIDQTMEDEHYYYFTFADNGPGIPESESLAKIFDRFYRIDEGRSREMGGSGLGLSIVRNAIRFHGGEISAKNRPTGGLEFFFSLAKSTPDKTAQAH, from the coding sequence ATGAGTCAGTACAACTATAAGTCCAAAGTCCTTATCTCCGCAGCCCTACTCTTTATCCTCTTTGGCGGGATCATCTACTTCGTACAGCGCGCCTCCGAAAAGGAGATCAAGACCAAAGCACTCGTATCATACCTCGAGCAGGCCGCCGACTGTGTCGATAGTTACATAGCGGACTACGAAGCTCACCCGCAGGTGCCAGGGCGTGACTCGCTCTCAGCCTTTAGCAACTGGCCTGATCAGAAGAATCTAGGGCACTTCTTATCCTACCTCCCGGACAATCTACGCTTTACGATCATCAACCTAAAGGGCGACGTCTACTTTGACAACGTCACCCAAGGGCCAATCCCTGAGAACCACCTCTCACGCGTAGAGCTACAGCAGGCCAACCTCAATGGCACAGGCACCTCCAAGCGGTATAGCGAGACGCTCCGTGAGGACTTCTACTACTTTGCCAAGCAGTACAAAGATCAGGGGTACTACATCCGTGTAGCTATACCCTACCATATAGACTATGTCAATTACTTTCGCTCCAATCACTTCTTCCTCCTCCTCATCGTTGGCATCTTCAGCCTAGCACTGCTGGCGGTGGTCTTCTTTACCGACCAATTCTCTCGCTCGGTGCGTAAGCTTCACGACTTTGTAGCGAAGGCGCAGGCTGGTGAGGAGTACGAGTCTGTCACTTTTCCCAAGAGTGAGATCGGAGAGCTAGGAGAGCAGCTCAAGAAGATCTTTAAGATGCTCGAAGAGAGCAATACCCGCTACGAGATCGAGCGCGAGAAGCTCATACAGCACTTCGCTAGCTCCGACGCTGGCATCTCTTTCTTTAGTGCGGAGAGCAAGTTTATCTATGCCAATAGCCACTTCATACAGAATCTCAACACCCTCGTCGACACCCCTACCTTTATCATCGACGAGCGCATCCTCGACTACCCTGAGCTTTACCAGGTCAAGACGCTTCTAGCCGACCAAGAGGCTCGCCCAGGTGCCGCTCCTCGCTCCACACGATACATCATCGACAAGGATGGGTCGCACATAGAGGTGCGCGCCCAGTTCTTCCCGGACAATAGCTTTGAGATCGTCCTGACCAATGTGACTAAGAAGGAAAACGATCGTCGCCTCAAGCACGACATGACCAATAGCATCGCCCACGAGCTACGCACGCCGGTCACTTGCGCCCGTGGTTACCTCGAGACAATACTCAACCAGCCACTCCCTGAGGAGAAGCAGCGCTACTTCATCGAGCGGACGTACAATCAGATGATCCGTCTCTCACAGCTCATCAGCGACGTCTCTATGATCACCAAGCTGGAGGAGGCGAGCGACCTCTACGCCCTGCAGGAGCTAACCCCGTACAGTGTCGTCGAGGAGGTCAAAGCAGCCCTAGAGATCAAGCTACAAGAGGCGCAGATGACCGTCTGCAATCGAATACCCGAGCAGACCACCGTACAGGCCAATCACTCGCTACTCTATGCTGTCTTTGCCAATCTAACGGAGAATAGCATCCGCTACGCTGGCTCTGGCACCACTATAGAGATCGATCAGACGATGGAGGACGAGCACTACTACTACTTCACCTTTGCCGACAACGGACCTGGCATCCCCGAGAGCGAGAGCCTGGCTAAGATCTTCGACCGCTTCTACCGCATCGATGAGGGTCGCAGTCGGGAGATGGGCGGATCAGGACTGGGCCTCTCCATCGTACGCAATGCTATCCGCTTCCACGGTGGCGAAATCTCAGCAAAGAACAGACCCACGGGAGGTCTCGAGTTCTTCTTCTCGCTAGCCAAGAGCACCCCCGACAAGACAGCCCAAGCGCACTAG